From the Syntrophomonadaceae bacterium genome, one window contains:
- a CDS encoding type II toxin-antitoxin system Phd/YefM family antitoxin, with product MIATTYSSVRQNFKKYCDKATIDFETIIITRERGDNVVMMSEAEYNNLLENLHVRSNPKYYNELLQSIEQLKQGKGQKRELFE from the coding sequence ATGATTGCAACAACCTATTCGTCAGTCAGACAAAATTTCAAAAAGTACTGTGATAAAGCCACGATTGATTTTGAAACCATTATTATTACTCGTGAACGTGGCGATAATGTGGTTATGATGTCCGAAGCCGAGTACAACAACCTTTTGGAAAACCTTCACGTCAGAAGTAATCCCAAGTACTACAACGAACTATTGCAGTCCATAGAGCAGCTTAAACAGGGCAAAGGGCAGAAACGGGAGCTCTTTGAATGA
- a CDS encoding Txe/YoeB family addiction module toxin: protein MNKVFSGIAWQHYLYWQTEDKKILKKINELIRDIERNGNEGLGKPEPLKHELSGFWSRRITDVHRLIYSLDDANIYIASCRDHY from the coding sequence ATGAATAAAGTGTTTTCAGGTATAGCTTGGCAGCATTATCTATACTGGCAGACAGAGGACAAAAAAATTCTCAAGAAAATAAATGAGCTGATCCGGGATATTGAAAGAAATGGGAACGAAGGTTTAGGTAAGCCGGAACCATTAAAGCACGAATTATCTGGCTTTTGGAGCCGGCGGATTACTGATGTTCACCGACTAATATACAGTCTGGACGATGCAAATATTTATATCGCGAGCTGTCGGGATCATTATTAA
- a CDS encoding GerMN domain-containing protein, with the protein MRKIILLLLLLFITASVLAACLRRPAETPPREIKETVVLFYGDQGNEQLLSEERVISYREGEDRYSVVLTELIAGPQSGNLRANISPQTRVYGTIRQGDALIANVSKEFAQFSGSVAEVLAVLSVVSTLTQFEDVRLVKILVEGEELIGPSGQPRGFMPIAKQEQAPETLTLYFANSQATAVSPEKRKVTLPAGSSLEDRLKITLEELIRGPQIAGLFRTIPEGVRILLVAVEKNIVTVNFSREMETNHPGGAAGESMTINSIVNTLTEFEGIDLVAMTVEGEPMSIEHMILDAPVRRNEAMIER; encoded by the coding sequence ATGCGTAAAATTATTTTACTGTTATTGTTATTGTTTATTACCGCCTCTGTCCTGGCAGCCTGCCTCCGCAGGCCCGCTGAAACGCCGCCTCGGGAAATAAAGGAAACTGTGGTTCTGTTTTACGGAGACCAGGGCAATGAACAGCTATTAAGTGAGGAGCGTGTAATATCTTACCGGGAAGGAGAGGACCGCTACAGCGTAGTCTTAACAGAGTTGATCGCCGGCCCGCAAAGCGGGAACCTGCGAGCCAATATTTCTCCGCAGACACGCGTCTACGGTACTATCAGACAAGGCGACGCTTTAATCGCTAATGTAAGCAAAGAATTTGCCCAGTTTAGCGGTAGCGTGGCCGAAGTGTTGGCTGTTCTTTCGGTGGTCTCCACTTTGACACAATTTGAAGATGTCCGTCTGGTTAAAATCCTGGTGGAAGGGGAAGAGCTCATTGGTCCCAGCGGCCAACCCCGTGGTTTTATGCCGATTGCAAAACAGGAACAGGCCCCGGAAACACTGACACTCTATTTTGCCAATTCTCAGGCCACAGCAGTGTCGCCGGAGAAAAGGAAAGTTACTTTGCCGGCTGGCAGCAGTTTGGAGGATAGGCTGAAAATTACCCTGGAAGAATTGATTCGCGGTCCACAGATCGCCGGTTTGTTCAGGACTATACCCGAGGGAGTACGCATTCTGTTAGTTGCTGTGGAGAAAAACATCGTCACAGTGAATTTTTCCCGGGAGATGGAAACTAATCACCCCGGCGGTGCTGCGGGAGAAAGCATGACCATTAATTCCATAGTAAATACTTTAACTGAATTTGAGGGTATTGACTTAGTGGCTATGACTGTGGAGGGCGAACCCATGTCCATTGAGCATATGATTCTGGATGCGCCTGTTCGACGTAATGAGGCGATGATCGAGCGCTGA
- a CDS encoding alpha/beta hydrolase translates to MTQIWQWQKIKIKNRRGLRLAGLLHGSPLITEQVLVIAHGFTGTKEGGGRAVAMAEGLVSLGFGALLFDFAGCGESEGEFREVSLSNHIDDLRAVYDYCRSTGFSRILLSGRSFGGNGALCFAAMEKDVAGVCTWATPADPWQLFNRLFQQARHLPGGLLELSGTNGQVFHLKEDFLTDLLQYDLRQAAANIGPRPLLIIHGDQDELVPVTDGHCLAEAAVEPKRLIVISGGDHQFSNNYQEANLALKKWLQEFFPPLTKRI, encoded by the coding sequence GTGACACAGATATGGCAGTGGCAAAAAATAAAGATTAAAAACAGGCGGGGATTGCGCCTGGCAGGATTGCTGCACGGCAGTCCACTGATCACAGAACAGGTCCTTGTTATCGCCCATGGTTTTACCGGAACAAAGGAGGGAGGCGGCCGGGCCGTTGCCATGGCTGAAGGCCTCGTCTCGCTGGGCTTTGGAGCCTTATTATTTGATTTTGCAGGCTGCGGAGAAAGCGAGGGGGAGTTCAGGGAGGTCTCTCTCAGCAACCATATTGATGACCTTAGGGCGGTATATGACTACTGCCGTTCCACCGGGTTTTCCAGAATTCTGCTTTCAGGCCGGAGCTTCGGCGGAAATGGGGCTTTATGCTTTGCAGCTATGGAAAAAGATGTGGCTGGCGTTTGTACTTGGGCAACTCCCGCAGACCCATGGCAATTATTTAACCGTCTTTTCCAGCAGGCACGGCACTTGCCAGGCGGCCTCCTGGAACTGTCCGGAACTAACGGACAGGTTTTTCATTTAAAGGAGGATTTTCTGACTGACCTTCTTCAGTATGATTTAAGACAGGCAGCAGCCAATATCGGACCCCGCCCGCTGTTAATTATCCATGGCGACCAGGATGAGCTGGTGCCGGTCACCGATGGCCACTGCTTAGCGGAGGCTGCTGTTGAGCCAAAGCGACTGATAGTAATTTCCGGAGGGGACCACCAGTTTAGCAACAACTACCAGGAAGCTAATTTGGCGTTAAAGAAATGGCTTCAGGAGTTCTTTCCGCCCCTAACAAAACGTATCTAA
- a CDS encoding cofactor-independent phosphoglycerate mutase: MKGRCTTKYIIVLADGMADYPIKELNNSTPMEYAHTPNMDYMAKYAVMGMVKTIPHGFPPGSDVANLSIMGYDPRLYYTGRSPLEAVSMGVPLTSKDVAFRCNLVTLSNEENYLEKRMIDYSADEITTEEAACLIEEVKKRYDTDYYNFYPGVSYRHLMVWHNGPSELEMIPPHDIAEQKIIDYLPKGQGADQILKFMILSNEWLEQHPVNQRRIEMGLRPANSLWFWGHGRRPALTSFYDKYFLRGGVISAVDLIKGLGICIGLHPIAVPGATGNIHTNFKGKALAALQLLEEGLDFAYIHVGAPDEAGHRGDLSAKIKAIEEIDEKVIGVLLKGLQGFADYKLMVLPDHATPLSHRTHTADPVPFLISRKSKKYPSGLESFSEKNAALTGFRIDEGFRLMDHFIG, translated from the coding sequence ATGAAGGGGAGATGCACTACGAAATATATTATTGTTCTAGCTGATGGAATGGCTGACTATCCCATCAAGGAATTAAATAATTCTACACCAATGGAATACGCCCACACCCCCAACATGGATTATATGGCCAAATACGCCGTCATGGGTATGGTGAAAACAATTCCCCATGGTTTTCCGCCTGGCAGTGATGTAGCCAATCTTTCGATAATGGGATATGACCCCAGGTTATATTATACCGGCAGGTCTCCTTTGGAAGCTGTCAGCATGGGAGTTCCTCTTACCTCGAAAGATGTGGCCTTTCGCTGCAATTTAGTGACCTTATCAAATGAAGAAAATTATCTGGAAAAGCGAATGATCGATTACAGCGCTGACGAAATAACTACTGAAGAAGCCGCTTGTTTAATTGAGGAAGTAAAAAAGAGGTATGACACTGATTATTACAACTTTTATCCTGGGGTTAGCTACCGCCATTTAATGGTCTGGCACAATGGCCCTTCTGAACTGGAAATGATTCCTCCTCATGACATTGCCGAGCAAAAAATAATTGATTACTTACCGAAGGGTCAGGGAGCAGATCAGATTTTGAAGTTTATGATCCTAAGCAACGAATGGCTGGAACAACACCCGGTTAACCAAAGAAGAATAGAAATGGGCCTTCGTCCAGCCAATTCCCTTTGGTTCTGGGGCCATGGTAGAAGACCGGCTCTTACCAGCTTTTACGACAAATACTTTTTAAGAGGCGGTGTTATTTCCGCTGTAGATTTAATTAAAGGTCTAGGAATCTGTATCGGTTTACATCCAATTGCCGTTCCTGGAGCGACCGGAAATATTCACACCAACTTCAAAGGGAAGGCACTGGCCGCTTTGCAATTGCTTGAAGAGGGGCTGGATTTTGCCTACATCCATGTGGGAGCCCCGGATGAGGCAGGGCACAGAGGTGACTTATCAGCGAAGATTAAGGCCATAGAAGAAATAGATGAGAAGGTAATTGGAGTGTTACTGAAAGGACTGCAAGGATTTGCAGACTATAAATTAATGGTACTGCCTGACCATGCTACGCCACTTTCACATAGAACTCATACCGCAGATCCGGTTCCCTTTCTTATCTCAAGAAAGTCAAAAAAATATCCTTCTGGACTTGAAAGTTTTTCCGAAAAGAATGCTGCTCTGACCGGATTTAGGATTGATGAAGGATTCCGCTTAATGGATCATTTTATTGGATAA